Proteins encoded in a region of the Sporocytophaga myxococcoides DSM 11118 genome:
- a CDS encoding acyltransferase family protein, protein MLISLTNKSDTSRVYGLDILRAIAIIFVLEEHGNDFLYEAFSIKAPHLDGVKLFFVLSGFLIGQILIKTLHTGLSMKDLYAFWVRRWFRTLPNYYLVLIILVGFNILIPEFKGTYASFFFFCQNLFYPQQRFFLESWSLAVEEWFYILFPITLYLLNKAFPSRHKISLLASIGVFIIGAVLVRVYKESYLDIQMFKDWDVEFRKVVFTRLDNIVFGVLGAFISTYYHSMWVKYKIILLISGILFLLGDRIYFLFITNNIISFGWYSNIISFTMGSLATLALLPFLSELKTGKGLLFRLLTYTSIISYSLYMVNLSIVRFRVIPYSNEWLIKFGLSSYITYIDVALYWIYTITLSLLLYHFFERPMTSLRDKLYIKKSQPSV, encoded by the coding sequence ATGCTTATTTCCCTTACAAATAAAAGTGATACATCAAGAGTCTATGGACTTGATATTCTCAGGGCAATAGCCATCATATTTGTATTGGAAGAACATGGCAATGATTTCCTTTATGAGGCTTTTTCAATAAAAGCACCGCATCTTGACGGAGTCAAGTTGTTTTTTGTATTAAGTGGATTTCTGATAGGTCAGATACTAATCAAAACATTACATACAGGCCTTTCAATGAAAGACCTGTATGCTTTCTGGGTCAGAAGGTGGTTCAGAACTTTACCGAATTATTATCTCGTTTTAATTATTCTTGTCGGATTCAACATACTTATTCCTGAATTCAAAGGAACATACGCATCCTTCTTTTTCTTTTGCCAGAATCTTTTTTACCCTCAACAACGCTTTTTTCTTGAATCATGGAGCCTTGCAGTTGAAGAGTGGTTTTACATTTTATTTCCTATTACTTTATATCTTCTTAATAAAGCCTTTCCGTCAAGACACAAAATTAGTTTGCTTGCATCAATTGGAGTATTCATTATAGGGGCTGTCTTAGTAAGAGTATACAAAGAAAGCTACTTGGATATTCAAATGTTCAAAGACTGGGATGTGGAGTTTAGAAAAGTTGTTTTTACAAGGCTTGACAATATAGTATTTGGTGTACTGGGAGCATTTATCAGTACCTATTACCATTCAATGTGGGTTAAATATAAAATAATCTTGCTGATATCAGGGATTCTTTTCCTTCTTGGGGACAGGATATACTTTTTATTCATCACAAATAACATCATATCATTCGGTTGGTACTCCAACATTATATCGTTTACAATGGGCTCACTGGCTACTCTTGCCTTATTACCATTTTTATCAGAATTAAAGACCGGCAAAGGGTTATTATTCAGACTTCTGACTTACACCAGCATTATCTCCTACTCTCTTTACATGGTCAATTTGTCTATTGTAAGATTCAGAGTTATCCCCTATTCTAATGAGTGGTTGATAAAGTTCGGATTGAGCTCGTATATAACATATATAGATGTAGCATTGTACTGGATTTATACTATTACTCTTTCATTGCTTTTATATCATTTCTTTGAAAGACCTATGACAAGCCTAAGAGATAAGTTATATATAAAAAAATCTCAACCAAGTGTATAA
- a CDS encoding lamin tail domain-containing protein, whose translation MKKIVIFKIYCLLFAVNAFAQSDLVITEILYNQPGNDTLEFIELYNKGNQSLNLSGYKVTSGFNYVFPDYTLKPGNYVVVARYAVFFEQTFGLAPLQWDSGGLSNSGEKIVIKTPAGIIADSVEYDNKEPWDDRADGEGSSLVLCNVNSNNAFGYYWAASNDIGGIFDDGSLIYASPGDGNSICNEPGDTYPPVVNRIYAPQNNTIKVVFNEPLNASSAQVLSNYSGLNITSATLSGSGDTVILGLSAPLEIGNLNSINISNISDEIGNKFISQSFSFVFNNTKAPLVISEIMYNNPGTDTLEFIELYNNGPEAINIGGYYFSDGIDFVFPSVVIGPHQYIVICANQTYFNSFFNLSNTYQWTTGSLNNSGEKIILRNSADMVVDQVEYSFSFPWPVQADGTGPSLKFCDADKDNNMGANWSYSDVYVRDYLELPVYATPGTAEEGCVLSLFNQKPSQQKIRVYPNPSAGVFKLDLESETRISMEVLNTLGQVIYWKENVSANEEINISGQKKGIYYVRLIHLDKDLISSAKVVVE comes from the coding sequence ATGAAGAAGATAGTAATATTTAAAATTTATTGTTTGTTGTTTGCAGTAAATGCATTCGCTCAGTCTGATCTTGTAATAACAGAAATACTCTATAATCAACCTGGTAATGATACTCTGGAGTTTATTGAATTATATAATAAGGGCAATCAATCATTGAATTTGTCAGGTTATAAAGTAACCAGCGGATTTAATTATGTGTTTCCTGACTATACACTTAAACCAGGTAATTATGTTGTTGTAGCAAGGTATGCAGTTTTTTTTGAACAGACATTTGGTTTAGCTCCTCTTCAGTGGGATAGTGGTGGCTTAAGTAATAGTGGCGAAAAGATCGTTATCAAGACTCCTGCTGGCATCATTGCAGATTCTGTTGAATATGATAATAAGGAGCCTTGGGACGACAGGGCAGATGGAGAGGGTTCTTCACTGGTATTATGCAATGTTAATTCCAATAATGCTTTTGGATATTACTGGGCTGCTTCAAATGATATAGGAGGGATCTTTGATGATGGCTCTCTTATTTACGCTTCTCCAGGTGATGGAAATTCTATATGTAATGAACCAGGGGATACTTATCCTCCTGTTGTAAATAGAATATACGCGCCTCAGAATAATACGATCAAAGTAGTTTTTAATGAGCCTTTGAATGCTTCTTCTGCACAGGTATTGTCTAATTATTCAGGATTAAATATTACATCCGCAACTCTTTCGGGCTCTGGAGATACAGTAATACTTGGACTATCTGCACCATTGGAAATTGGAAATTTGAATTCAATTAATATCAGTAATATTTCTGATGAGATAGGGAATAAATTTATATCTCAATCCTTTAGTTTTGTTTTTAATAATACTAAGGCTCCGCTGGTTATTTCTGAAATTATGTATAATAACCCTGGTACAGACACTCTGGAGTTTATAGAACTTTATAATAATGGTCCTGAAGCTATAAATATTGGTGGTTATTACTTTTCGGATGGAATTGATTTTGTATTTCCTTCTGTAGTGATAGGACCTCACCAATATATTGTGATTTGTGCAAATCAAACTTACTTCAATTCTTTTTTTAATTTATCTAATACTTATCAGTGGACAACAGGAAGTCTTAATAATAGTGGTGAAAAAATTATATTAAGAAACTCTGCAGATATGGTTGTTGATCAGGTGGAATATTCATTTAGCTTTCCTTGGCCTGTGCAGGCAGATGGAACCGGTCCTTCTTTAAAATTCTGTGACGCAGATAAAGATAATAACATGGGAGCTAATTGGTCTTATTCGGATGTTTATGTTAGAGATTATTTAGAGCTTCCTGTATATGCAACACCAGGAACAGCTGAAGAAGGCTGTGTTTTATCTTTGTTTAATCAAAAGCCATCTCAACAGAAAATTAGAGTTTATCCGAATCCCTCAGCTGGGGTTTTTAAGCTTGATTTAGAATCTGAAACGAGAATATCAATGGAGGTGTTAAATACCTTAGGACAAGTAATTTATTGGAAGGAAAATGTTTCTGCTAATGAAGAAATAAATATATCAGGTCAGAAGAAAGGTATATACTATGTACGTTTGATACATTTGGACAAGGACTTAATTTCTTCTGCCAAGGTTGTTGTAGAATAA
- a CDS encoding HlyD family secretion protein, which translates to MKKKFLYFGIGITLLIGVIYCPIKFTYIVYSTGKVFPTHEWILGRTYDGRITETIKNNQLGLISSYAGKEFQRGDVFDFYINPEINDKQFVERGETIGVLNSTELMRQINQLKGEREVEKALLKVYSTGQKIQTIKEAETNLTLAKERYSIQDKLISRQTDLYKDSLISPQQYDIAKNDYELSKINLALAEAQIKTLSTGEKPEQIKFIIEKIENLSGQIASLESRKDALHIKAPFSGLIQRKKGGQSTVEVLANIVDTSSYIIVTPIKIKEFKNLSKGQKCKLNLFNTDCEMEATICHIDNAIQIIGGKQAIYVTAKIDKKCPGVYPGIFAQTNIECGEHTIIEYSKLLFQSLFYR; encoded by the coding sequence ATGAAAAAGAAGTTTTTATATTTTGGGATTGGTATAACACTCCTCATCGGAGTTATTTATTGTCCTATAAAATTTACATATATAGTATATTCTACAGGTAAAGTATTTCCTACACATGAGTGGATATTAGGCAGGACATACGATGGAAGGATAACAGAAACAATTAAAAACAATCAGCTAGGCCTCATCAGTTCCTATGCAGGAAAAGAGTTTCAGAGAGGAGATGTATTTGATTTTTACATTAATCCGGAAATCAACGACAAGCAATTTGTTGAAAGAGGAGAAACCATAGGTGTTCTCAACTCAACAGAATTAATGCGTCAGATCAATCAGCTAAAAGGAGAAAGAGAAGTAGAAAAAGCTTTATTAAAAGTGTATTCTACTGGTCAGAAAATCCAGACTATCAAAGAAGCAGAAACAAATTTAACTTTAGCTAAAGAGAGATATTCCATTCAGGACAAACTCATATCAAGACAAACTGATCTATACAAAGATTCACTGATTTCTCCCCAGCAGTACGACATTGCGAAGAATGACTATGAATTAAGTAAAATTAATCTGGCACTCGCTGAAGCTCAGATAAAAACTTTATCCACTGGAGAGAAGCCTGAACAGATAAAGTTCATCATAGAAAAGATTGAAAATCTTTCGGGACAGATCGCAAGTCTTGAATCAAGAAAAGACGCCTTACATATTAAAGCTCCATTCTCCGGTCTCATCCAAAGAAAGAAAGGAGGACAATCAACGGTAGAGGTTCTTGCAAATATTGTCGATACATCCTCCTATATTATAGTTACTCCAATAAAAATCAAAGAGTTTAAAAATCTATCCAAAGGTCAAAAATGTAAACTCAATTTATTTAATACGGACTGTGAAATGGAAGCCACAATCTGTCATATAGATAATGCAATACAAATCATAGGTGGTAAACAAGCTATCTATGTTACCGCAAAAATTGACAAAAAATGTCCGGGAGTATACCCTGGGATATTTGCCCAGACCAACATAGAATGTGGCGAACACACAATAATTGAATATTCTAAACTATTATTCCAAAGCTTGTTCTACAGATGA
- a CDS encoding polyphosphate polymerase domain-containing protein: protein MMLRYERKYFVPNDRLDELRARLMPFVNPDVHTKVGESGLSQYTVRSIYYDTPFMEYYYEKKEGLEFRNKFRIRGYDNQKEDSIVFLEIKRKLSNRIGKHRATLKFSDLKSLLTTGNTRDYINGPKLPKALKDADKFLFYYYSKSLKPVNLVVYDREAFHGKFDDEVRITFDKNVRTSIYPTIDELYSEERLKLITPGFFVLEIKYYNIMPTWARSIVEEFSLQLEAISKYSSGLDIHHTTYGRMRFSPISLSRNPFYRL, encoded by the coding sequence ATGATGCTCCGTTATGAAAGGAAGTACTTTGTCCCTAATGATCGGTTAGATGAATTAAGGGCAAGGTTAATGCCATTTGTTAATCCGGATGTTCATACTAAGGTAGGAGAATCCGGGCTTAGCCAATATACAGTTCGAAGTATTTATTATGATACTCCATTCATGGAATATTATTATGAAAAAAAAGAAGGACTTGAATTCAGAAATAAGTTCAGAATAAGAGGCTATGACAATCAAAAAGAAGACAGCATTGTTTTTCTTGAAATAAAAAGAAAGCTTAGCAACAGAATAGGAAAGCATAGAGCAACCCTCAAATTCAGTGATCTTAAATCTCTTCTGACCACCGGCAATACAAGAGATTATATAAATGGACCGAAGCTTCCTAAAGCTTTGAAAGACGCGGATAAATTTCTATTTTATTATTACTCTAAATCATTAAAACCAGTAAACCTTGTGGTATATGACAGAGAGGCCTTTCATGGGAAGTTTGACGATGAGGTTAGAATTACTTTTGATAAAAACGTACGAACTTCAATTTATCCAACCATAGACGAATTATATTCAGAAGAAAGACTTAAGCTGATCACTCCAGGCTTCTTCGTGCTTGAAATAAAGTATTATAATATTATGCCTACATGGGCCAGATCTATTGTAGAAGAGTTTTCTCTGCAACTTGAAGCAATATCAAAATATTCTTCAGGTCTGGACATTCATCATACAACATATGGCAGGATGAGGTTTTCGCCAATATCACTATCAAGAAATCCATTTTATAGATTATAA
- a CDS encoding DUF4956 domain-containing protein: MNEELQDIFFYALTIKDVIGRLLVALFCGIMISLFYRITYKGYSYSSTFVNSIILLTMITTIVIMVIGNNLAAAFGLVGAMSIIRFRTAIKDTIDIMFIFFSLAIGLACGVDFVSVAIIGTMVIGSIYFLIVKFNLSAPRKKDFLLQLITVGQESDGKELNKIISKYCRKHKVVNVKGLGEDRSNMLEVSYYIKLKDENSGQNFIKEIKAVDEVKHANLFFDEE, encoded by the coding sequence ATGAATGAAGAATTACAGGATATTTTTTTCTATGCTTTAACGATAAAAGATGTAATAGGGAGATTATTAGTTGCGCTGTTTTGTGGCATAATGATCTCATTATTTTACAGGATAACCTATAAGGGTTATAGTTATTCATCAACATTTGTCAACTCCATTATATTACTTACCATGATTACAACTATTGTAATTATGGTTATCGGCAATAACCTTGCAGCAGCTTTTGGTCTCGTAGGCGCTATGTCTATAATTCGTTTCAGAACAGCTATCAAAGACACTATAGATATCATGTTTATATTTTTCTCGCTGGCAATAGGACTTGCGTGTGGAGTAGATTTTGTCTCTGTAGCTATTATAGGAACGATGGTAATCGGATCCATTTATTTCCTTATTGTAAAATTCAACTTATCTGCTCCAAGAAAAAAAGATTTCTTATTACAACTTATAACAGTCGGACAAGAAAGCGATGGTAAGGAGTTAAATAAAATCATTTCAAAATATTGCAGAAAACATAAGGTTGTAAATGTAAAAGGATTGGGAGAAGATCGTTCTAACATGCTTGAAGTTTCCTATTACATTAAGTTAAAAGATGAAAACAGCGGACAAAATTTCATAAAAGAAATTAAGGCTGTAGACGAAGTTAAACATGCCAATTTATTTTTCGACGAGGAATAG